The Microbacter sp. GSS18 genome has a segment encoding these proteins:
- a CDS encoding M14 family zinc carboxypeptidase produces MKYLALAATAALGLALLPTTAHADPPDTSPPEHSDAGGRLDLYEFDATADVLAAMIAEGYDVVSTEPNGDDTLHVEVVMSPAEANKANKAYDLDIDLKRNKDGVPTVDAAFEEGDDGYDVFRKWSSPGGHKEEMEFLAQKYDDLTELITIGQSVQGQDIYAMRVTEKADTKAAGSRPAVLYIASQHAREWITPEVNSRLLKYILSNYGSDQQVTDIVDSTELWFVISANPDGYDWTFEDGQRLWRKNLADNNGDGEITTIDGVDLNRNFATNWGYDNEGSSDNPSGQTYRGTAPQSEPETQAMDALMGSIDFSFMVNYHSAAELILYGTGWQVDSPSPDDIINIALAGDDADPAIPGYDPDLSAELYITNGDTTDHAGDAHGIMAYTPELATCQTALTYPESTLPGDYCVGRSQFEFPDDEALVQAEFERNLDYALSLAESAEDPANPISSLGLEAADFEIQEFDESWGSSQEVAVWAKREFKQLRMHSSINGGTATSQAVSEWAGGEVYGNEGNLWYGEYRGTVSGLAPGDSVEVWFSAVDTPSGGGGAKATKVESDRFAFDVSAEGTGADVLIVSDNSPGTGLGGGAPLQYLDYYTDALDANGVSYDVYDVGVTGPAPNATGVLSHYDAVIWYEGDKLVTDYQGGLDTTLVAHEMNMVMRDYLNEGGKILATGKNHGFEEFFPLDYGTNGAPDQVCHGGDCLVMTDDVYQYWFGANSRARRGGLAADLTALDVRGNGGVFDGFTFGLDGGDSANNQGAGDGAPNPTGGTGTASFIVTSSVLPEDEFPQFASERFASWDVGGLTPYEPVTGEWQMATDHADAAYKRLARTIDLTGATAASLEFSTSYAIEANWDYMFVEVHTVGQDDWTTLPDANGHTGTGTGDSCDSGWADELHPFLFRYQDADCNPSGSTGAWNAATGASDGVEEWSIDLSAYAGSEIEVSISYATDWATGDLGVFIDDVVVDIDGSATTESFEDGLGAWSVPGAPEGSAGNANDWERVGVLFEVAAIVATDDTLLFGFGFEGISTADERNEVMARSLEHLLG; encoded by the coding sequence GTGAAGTATCTTGCCCTTGCAGCTACAGCCGCTCTCGGCCTGGCCCTGCTGCCGACCACCGCTCACGCCGACCCGCCGGACACGTCACCGCCCGAGCATTCGGATGCGGGTGGGCGCCTCGACCTCTACGAGTTCGACGCCACCGCCGATGTGCTCGCCGCGATGATCGCCGAGGGATACGACGTCGTCTCCACGGAGCCGAACGGCGACGACACCCTGCACGTCGAGGTGGTCATGTCGCCCGCCGAGGCCAACAAGGCGAACAAGGCGTACGACCTCGACATCGACCTGAAGCGCAACAAGGACGGGGTGCCGACGGTCGACGCCGCCTTCGAGGAGGGCGACGACGGCTACGACGTCTTCCGCAAGTGGTCGAGCCCCGGCGGCCACAAAGAGGAGATGGAGTTCCTCGCGCAGAAGTACGACGACCTCACCGAGCTGATCACGATCGGCCAGTCGGTGCAGGGCCAGGACATCTACGCCATGCGTGTGACCGAGAAGGCCGACACGAAGGCCGCGGGCTCGCGCCCCGCCGTGCTGTACATCGCGAGCCAGCATGCACGCGAGTGGATCACGCCCGAGGTGAACAGCCGCCTGCTGAAGTACATCCTGTCGAACTACGGCAGCGACCAGCAGGTGACCGACATCGTCGACTCGACCGAGCTGTGGTTCGTCATCTCGGCGAACCCCGACGGGTACGACTGGACGTTCGAGGACGGCCAGCGCCTGTGGCGCAAGAACCTCGCCGACAACAACGGCGACGGCGAGATCACGACGATCGACGGCGTCGACCTCAACCGCAACTTCGCGACCAACTGGGGCTACGACAACGAGGGGTCCAGCGACAATCCGAGTGGCCAGACCTACCGCGGCACGGCACCGCAGTCCGAGCCCGAGACGCAGGCGATGGACGCCTTGATGGGGTCGATCGACTTCTCGTTCATGGTCAACTACCACTCGGCCGCCGAGCTGATCCTCTACGGCACGGGCTGGCAGGTGGACTCGCCGAGCCCGGATGACATCATCAACATCGCGCTCGCGGGTGACGATGCCGATCCGGCGATCCCGGGGTACGACCCCGACCTGTCGGCCGAGTTGTACATCACGAACGGCGACACGACCGATCACGCCGGTGACGCTCACGGGATCATGGCGTACACGCCCGAACTGGCGACGTGCCAGACGGCGCTGACCTACCCCGAGAGCACGCTCCCCGGCGACTACTGCGTCGGCCGTTCGCAGTTCGAGTTCCCCGACGACGAGGCGCTCGTCCAGGCGGAGTTCGAACGCAACCTGGATTACGCCCTCTCGCTCGCCGAGTCGGCGGAAGACCCCGCCAACCCGATCTCGTCGCTCGGCCTCGAAGCGGCCGACTTCGAGATCCAGGAGTTCGACGAGAGCTGGGGCAGCTCGCAGGAGGTCGCCGTATGGGCCAAGCGCGAGTTCAAGCAGCTGCGCATGCACAGCTCCATCAACGGCGGCACGGCGACCAGCCAGGCGGTCAGCGAATGGGCCGGCGGCGAGGTCTACGGCAATGAGGGCAACCTCTGGTACGGCGAGTACCGGGGGACGGTGTCGGGGCTCGCTCCGGGTGACTCCGTGGAGGTGTGGTTCAGCGCGGTCGACACGCCCTCCGGCGGCGGGGGCGCGAAGGCGACCAAGGTCGAGAGCGATCGATTCGCCTTCGACGTGTCGGCCGAGGGCACCGGAGCCGACGTGCTGATCGTCTCGGACAACAGCCCGGGCACCGGGCTCGGCGGCGGCGCCCCGCTGCAGTACCTCGACTACTACACCGATGCGCTTGACGCCAACGGCGTGAGCTACGACGTGTACGACGTGGGGGTCACCGGGCCGGCGCCCAACGCCACCGGCGTCCTCAGTCACTACGACGCCGTGATCTGGTACGAAGGCGACAAGCTCGTCACCGACTACCAGGGCGGACTCGACACCACCCTCGTCGCGCACGAGATGAACATGGTCATGCGCGACTACCTCAACGAGGGCGGCAAGATCCTTGCGACCGGCAAGAACCACGGCTTCGAGGAGTTCTTCCCGTTGGATTACGGCACCAACGGCGCGCCCGATCAGGTGTGCCACGGCGGTGACTGCCTCGTGATGACCGACGACGTCTACCAGTACTGGTTCGGCGCGAACAGCAGGGCCCGCCGCGGTGGCCTCGCGGCCGACCTGACGGCGCTCGACGTCCGCGGCAACGGCGGAGTCTTCGACGGCTTCACGTTCGGTCTCGACGGAGGGGACAGCGCCAACAACCAGGGCGCGGGCGACGGTGCCCCGAACCCCACCGGCGGCACGGGAACGGCATCGTTCATCGTGACGTCGAGCGTGCTGCCCGAGGACGAGTTCCCGCAGTTCGCCTCGGAGCGGTTCGCCAGCTGGGACGTCGGGGGCCTCACCCCATACGAGCCGGTCACCGGTGAATGGCAGATGGCGACCGATCACGCGGATGCCGCCTACAAGCGGCTGGCGCGCACGATCGACCTGACGGGAGCGACCGCCGCGAGCCTGGAGTTCTCGACGTCGTACGCCATCGAGGCCAACTGGGACTACATGTTCGTCGAGGTCCACACGGTGGGCCAGGATGACTGGACCACGCTGCCGGACGCCAACGGCCACACCGGCACCGGCACCGGCGACTCGTGTGATTCCGGTTGGGCCGACGAGCTGCATCCGTTCCTGTTCCGCTACCAGGATGCCGACTGCAACCCGAGCGGCTCGACCGGCGCGTGGAACGCCGCCACCGGTGCGTCGGACGGCGTCGAGGAGTGGTCGATCGATCTGTCCGCCTACGCGGGCAGCGAGATCGAGGTGTCGATCAGCTACGCCACCGACTGGGCGACGGGCGATCTCGGTGTCTTCATCGATGACGTCGTGGTCGACATCGACGGCAGCGCGACGACAGAGAGCTTCGAGGATGGTCTCGGCGCGTGGTCGGTGCCCGGAGCGCCCGAGGGCAGCGCCGGCAACGCCAACGACTGGGAGCGCGTGGGCGTCCTCTTCGAGGTCGCCGCGATCGTCGCCACCGACGACACGCTGCTGTTCGGCTTCGGCTTCGAGGGCATCTCGACGGCGGACGAGCGCAACGAGGTCATGGCCCGCTCGCTGGAGCACCTGCTCGGCTGA
- a CDS encoding SHOCT domain-containing protein, translated as MMWDWDDDGGFCGMGFGMGGGWWGILWLILLLIGIGLLVFVAIRLSMRSKSGQNPPATPTTTGSEAGAPGGSARQILEERYARGEIDTDEFTERMRALTDR; from the coding sequence ATGATGTGGGACTGGGACGACGATGGAGGCTTTTGCGGGATGGGATTCGGCATGGGCGGGGGCTGGTGGGGCATTCTGTGGCTCATCCTGCTGCTCATCGGGATCGGTCTGCTGGTGTTCGTCGCGATCCGTCTGAGTATGCGATCCAAGAGCGGGCAGAATCCCCCGGCGACACCGACCACGACCGGATCGGAAGCAGGCGCGCCCGGCGGCTCAGCGCGGCAGATCCTCGAGGAGCGATACGCACGGGGAGAGATCGACACCGATGAGTTCACAGAACGGATGCGTGCGCTGACCGACCGGTGA
- a CDS encoding dodecin family protein, producing the protein MSVYRVIDVVGTSESSWEEAAREAITTAGGSLHDLRVAEVAKQDIVVAEDGTLLFRSRIQLSFKYVPE; encoded by the coding sequence ATGAGCGTCTATCGAGTAATCGACGTCGTCGGCACGAGTGAGTCGTCGTGGGAGGAAGCGGCCCGAGAAGCCATCACCACCGCCGGAGGATCGCTGCATGACCTCCGCGTCGCAGAGGTGGCGAAGCAGGACATCGTCGTCGCTGAAGACGGGACGCTGCTGTTCAGGTCGCGGATCCAGCTCTCCTTCAAGTACGTGCCCGAGTAG
- a CDS encoding LLM class flavin-dependent oxidoreductase: MGDVEFGLDTFGDVTADENGELLSDAQTIRNVVEQAELADAVGLSFFGVGEHHRREFAVSSPEIVLAAAAARTQSIHLGTAVTVLSSDDPVRLYERFATLDAVSRGRAEVILGRGSFIESFPLFGYSLSDYEALFEEKLELFSELLKEQPVSWQGRTRAPLQDADVFPKTEGDGIRAWVGVGGSPESVVRTARYGYGLMLAIIGGPAAAFRPYVDLFHRQSAGFGHGSLPVGVHSPGHVADTDEEAWEALFPPLKVNRDNIGAERGWPPYSRLAFQRDLGPEGAVYAGSPETVARKIADTVRLLGLNRFDLKFSNGPLSHAHLMRSIELYGTQVVPRVRELLATA; the protein is encoded by the coding sequence ATGGGTGACGTGGAATTCGGGCTGGATACCTTCGGCGACGTGACGGCGGACGAGAACGGCGAGCTTCTCTCGGACGCTCAGACGATCCGCAACGTGGTCGAGCAGGCGGAGCTCGCCGACGCCGTCGGGCTGTCGTTCTTCGGGGTGGGCGAGCATCATCGACGAGAATTCGCCGTCTCGAGCCCCGAGATCGTGCTGGCCGCAGCGGCGGCGCGAACGCAGAGCATCCATCTGGGCACGGCGGTGACGGTCCTCTCGTCCGATGACCCGGTGCGCCTGTACGAACGCTTCGCCACACTGGACGCCGTGTCCCGCGGTCGCGCCGAGGTGATCCTCGGTCGCGGATCGTTCATCGAGTCGTTCCCCCTGTTCGGCTACTCGCTGTCGGACTACGAGGCGCTCTTCGAGGAGAAGCTCGAGCTGTTCAGCGAGCTGCTGAAGGAGCAGCCGGTGAGCTGGCAGGGGCGCACTCGGGCCCCGCTCCAGGATGCCGACGTGTTCCCCAAGACCGAGGGCGACGGCATCCGCGCATGGGTGGGCGTGGGCGGTTCGCCCGAATCGGTGGTGCGCACCGCGCGCTACGGGTACGGGCTCATGCTCGCGATCATCGGAGGTCCCGCGGCGGCCTTCCGCCCGTACGTCGACCTGTTCCACCGGCAGTCCGCCGGGTTCGGCCATGGAAGCCTCCCGGTGGGCGTGCACTCCCCCGGACATGTCGCCGACACCGACGAGGAGGCCTGGGAAGCGCTCTTCCCTCCTCTCAAGGTGAACCGCGACAACATCGGCGCCGAGCGCGGTTGGCCGCCCTACAGCCGTCTCGCCTTCCAGCGCGATCTGGGTCCGGAGGGCGCGGTCTACGCAGGATCGCCCGAGACCGTCGCACGCAAGATCGCGGACACGGTGCGCTTGCTGGGCCTGAACCGATTCGACCTGAAGTTCTCGAACGGCCCGCTCTCGCACGCGCACCTGATGCGCTCGATCGAGCTGTACGGCACGCAGGTGGTGCCTCGCGTGCGCGAGCTGCTCGCGACCGCCTGA
- the rplI gene encoding 50S ribosomal protein L9, which translates to MAKLILTNEVAGLGSAGDVVEVKNGYARNYLIPQGFAVAWTRGGEKQVASIRAARDARAIHDHEEAVALKNTLESNTVRLSVKAGGEGRLFGSVKPADVADAVKTAGLGDLDKRKIHITAPIKSVGEHEATVRLRDDLTAVITLQVVAAK; encoded by the coding sequence ATGGCAAAGCTGATTCTCACGAATGAGGTCGCCGGGCTCGGGAGCGCCGGTGACGTGGTCGAGGTCAAGAACGGGTACGCCCGCAACTACCTCATCCCCCAGGGCTTCGCTGTGGCGTGGACCCGCGGTGGCGAGAAGCAGGTCGCGTCGATCCGCGCCGCTCGCGACGCCCGCGCGATCCACGACCACGAAGAGGCCGTGGCGCTGAAGAACACCCTCGAGTCGAACACCGTCCGCCTCTCGGTCAAGGCCGGTGGCGAGGGTCGTCTGTTCGGTTCGGTCAAGCCGGCCGACGTCGCCGACGCGGTCAAGACCGCGGGCCTGGGTGACCTCGACAAGCGCAAGATCCACATCACCGCACCGATCAAGTCGGTCGGCGAGCACGAGGCCACGGTCCGTCTGCGCGACGACCTGACCGCTGTGATCACGCTGCAGGTCGTCGCCGCCAAGTAA
- the dnaB gene encoding replicative DNA helicase, with product MAIADISDDRLGAPREQERTPPHDLLAEQSALGGMLLSKDAVADVIETLRGTDFYIPKHEVIFEAILTLYSHGEPTDVVAVTDELIKTGDLQRAGGADYLHTLTSIVPTAANAGYYASIVSERALLRRLVDAGTRIVQLGYQGQGDAVELVNNAQAEIYGVTGAEAAEDYVPLEVAVSAAVDEIEAARGRDGQMTGIPTGFQQFDELTNGLHPGQMIVVAARPAMGKSTLALDFARAASIKHKMPTIFFSLEMGRSEIAMRLMSAEASVPLQNMRKGTLDSRDWTTIASTRGRINDAPLYIDDSPNMTLVEIRAKCRRLKQRAGLKMVIIDYLQLMSSGKKVESRQQEVSEFSRALKLLAKELQVPVIALSQLNRGPEQRTDKRPQVSDLRESGSIEQDADMVVLLHRDSVYDKDTRPGEADLIVAKHRNGPTATIEIAFQGHFSRFADMAVGEFG from the coding sequence ATGGCGATCGCTGACATCTCGGACGACCGGCTCGGTGCTCCGCGCGAGCAGGAACGGACGCCCCCGCACGATCTGCTCGCCGAGCAGAGCGCCCTGGGCGGCATGCTCCTGTCGAAGGACGCCGTCGCCGACGTCATCGAGACCCTGCGGGGAACCGACTTCTACATCCCCAAGCACGAGGTCATCTTCGAGGCGATCCTCACGCTCTACTCGCACGGCGAGCCGACCGACGTCGTCGCCGTCACGGACGAGCTGATCAAGACCGGCGACCTGCAGCGCGCCGGCGGCGCGGACTACCTGCACACGCTCACCTCCATCGTCCCGACCGCCGCCAACGCCGGCTACTACGCCTCGATCGTGTCCGAGCGCGCGCTGCTGCGCCGCCTGGTCGACGCCGGCACGCGCATCGTGCAGCTCGGCTACCAGGGCCAGGGCGATGCGGTCGAACTGGTCAACAACGCGCAGGCCGAGATCTACGGCGTCACCGGCGCGGAGGCCGCCGAGGACTACGTTCCGCTCGAGGTCGCCGTCAGCGCCGCCGTCGACGAGATCGAGGCCGCTCGCGGCCGCGACGGTCAGATGACCGGCATCCCGACGGGGTTCCAGCAGTTCGACGAGCTCACCAACGGTCTGCACCCGGGCCAGATGATCGTCGTGGCGGCCCGACCTGCGATGGGCAAGTCGACGCTCGCGCTCGACTTCGCCCGGGCCGCGTCGATCAAGCACAAGATGCCCACGATCTTCTTCTCTCTCGAGATGGGCCGCAGCGAGATCGCGATGCGCCTCATGAGCGCCGAGGCGTCGGTTCCGCTGCAGAACATGCGCAAGGGCACGCTGGACTCGCGCGACTGGACGACCATCGCCTCCACGCGCGGCCGGATCAACGACGCACCTCTGTACATCGACGACAGCCCCAACATGACGCTCGTCGAGATCCGCGCCAAGTGCCGTCGGCTCAAGCAGCGCGCGGGCCTGAAGATGGTGATCATCGACTACCTGCAGCTGATGTCGAGCGGCAAGAAGGTCGAGTCGCGCCAGCAGGAGGTCAGCGAATTCTCGCGTGCGCTCAAGCTGCTCGCGAAGGAGCTGCAGGTGCCGGTGATCGCGCTGTCGCAGCTGAACCGTGGTCCCGAGCAGCGCACCGACAAGCGCCCCCAGGTCAGCGACCTTCGCGAGTCGGGTTCGATCGAGCAGGATGCCGACATGGTCGTCCTGCTCCACCGCGATTCGGTCTACGACAAGGACACCCGACCCGGCGAGGCCGACCTGATCGTCGCCAAGCACCGCAACGGCCCCACCGCCACCATCGAGATCGCCTTCCAGGGCCACTTCTCGAGGTTCGCCGACATGGCGGTCGGGGAGTTCGGCTGA
- a CDS encoding SHOCT domain-containing protein: MEDAARIFRPPPAAERTPVYEFAKLAQLYDAGVISLDEFDARMSDPFRAA; encoded by the coding sequence ATGGAGGACGCTGCGCGCATTTTCCGGCCGCCACCCGCGGCCGAGCGCACACCGGTATACGAGTTCGCCAAGCTCGCTCAGCTGTACGACGCCGGCGTGATCAGCCTCGACGAGTTCGACGCGCGGATGTCCGACCCCTTCCGAGCCGCCTGA
- a CDS encoding lysophospholipid acyltransferase family protein, with amino-acid sequence MTASAPQSPSPVPRPGAIYFLGRVILRPLFWLMYRPRIEGRGNVPERGPVLLASNHLASLDTVIIPTSATRPVQFLIKSSYFTGTGTLGRFKRWFFTSIGGVPVYRATGRDARAALDAGSSILRAGSVFAVFPEGTRSRDGKLHAGHGGAAWMARDTGAAVVPVGLIGTGTVKPLSHLLPGRPRLEVHFGRPLDLADLDGVPDGKARREITERMMAAISRLSGQERSGSVNATSRD; translated from the coding sequence GTGACAGCGTCCGCCCCGCAGAGTCCCAGCCCGGTACCGCGGCCGGGTGCCATCTACTTTCTCGGCCGCGTGATCCTGCGGCCGCTGTTCTGGCTGATGTACCGCCCGCGCATCGAAGGTCGCGGGAACGTGCCTGAACGTGGGCCCGTGCTGCTGGCCAGCAACCATCTTGCGTCGCTCGACACCGTCATCATCCCGACATCCGCGACCCGTCCTGTGCAGTTCCTCATCAAGTCGTCGTACTTCACGGGTACCGGGACGCTGGGCCGCTTCAAGCGCTGGTTCTTCACCTCGATCGGCGGTGTCCCGGTGTACCGCGCGACCGGTCGCGATGCCCGCGCGGCGCTCGACGCGGGCAGCAGCATCCTGCGGGCAGGGAGCGTCTTCGCGGTGTTCCCCGAGGGAACCCGCTCACGCGACGGCAAGCTCCACGCCGGTCACGGTGGCGCGGCGTGGATGGCGCGCGACACGGGCGCCGCGGTCGTGCCCGTCGGGCTGATCGGGACCGGCACCGTCAAGCCGCTGAGCCATCTGCTGCCGGGGCGGCCGCGGCTCGAAGTTCACTTCGGCCGGCCGCTCGACCTCGCGGACCTCGACGGCGTGCCGGACGGCAAGGCCCGTCGCGAGATCACCGAGCGCATGATGGCCGCCATCTCACGGCTGAGCGGACAGGAACGCTCGGGCAGCGTCAACGCGACCTCGCGCGACTGA
- the rpsR gene encoding 30S ribosomal protein S18 has translation MAGKSSGDRRKPRKGAKNAAPAKSIRVGVIDYKDVATLRKFISERGKIRARRITGVSVQEQRLIAKAIKNAREMALLPYAGAGR, from the coding sequence ATGGCTGGAAAGTCGAGCGGCGACCGCCGCAAGCCGCGGAAGGGCGCGAAGAACGCCGCTCCCGCGAAGTCGATCCGCGTGGGCGTCATTGACTACAAGGACGTCGCCACGCTTCGCAAGTTCATCTCGGAGCGCGGCAAGATCCGCGCCCGTCGTATCACCGGTGTCTCGGTGCAGGAGCAGCGTCTGATCGCCAAGGCGATCAAGAACGCGCGCGAGATGGCGCTCCTGCCTTACGCCGGCGCTGGCCGTTGA